From Nitrospirota bacterium, the proteins below share one genomic window:
- the murJ gene encoding murein biosynthesis integral membrane protein MurJ, whose product MSDPASLAASPAPAQDENHRVVKAAGLIGAATFSSRILGFVRDMVLARLFGATPAADAFFVAYRIPNLLRELFAEGSMSSAFVPVFTEYQTLRAKRDAWELASAVFTTLLSILTAVTLLGILAAPAIVWLLAPGFHEDPVRLATTTLLTRIMFPYLLFISLAALAMGILNSVRAFAAPAFSPVLFNVCIIAFALFASPALAEPILGVAVGVVVGGAAQFAMQVPGLRRRGLLFGWRFQPGHPGVKRIGALLVPSLAGMSVTQVNITVSTILASFFAGAPTYLFYGMRLIQFPLGIFGVALGTAILPTLSAQAARGAVDELRGTLAFGLRMILFIILPAMAGLILLRTPIVHLFFEHGTFAAADTAATAAALLCYAVGLWAFAGVRIIVAAFYSMQDTRTPALAAAAAVLANLALSLLLMGWLRHAGLALATALAAMVNGAILVAVLNRRLGGLDWRSVRRSAGRDLVALLPLVLACVWVGGAAVWTRQGEWLAKTVMLGVGVGLSVTGYLGVHALLRSEELDVLWGIIKRRIGREARGTGRGA is encoded by the coding sequence ATGTCCGATCCCGCCAGCCTTGCCGCATCGCCGGCCCCCGCGCAGGACGAGAACCACCGGGTCGTCAAGGCCGCCGGGCTGATCGGCGCCGCCACCTTCTCCAGCCGGATCCTCGGCTTCGTCCGGGACATGGTCCTGGCCCGCCTGTTCGGCGCCACGCCGGCCGCCGACGCCTTCTTCGTGGCCTACCGCATCCCGAACCTGCTGCGCGAGCTGTTCGCCGAGGGCTCGATGTCCTCGGCCTTCGTGCCGGTCTTCACCGAGTACCAGACGTTGCGGGCCAAGCGGGACGCCTGGGAGCTGGCGAGCGCGGTCTTCACCACCCTGCTCTCGATCCTCACGGCGGTCACGCTGCTCGGCATCCTGGCGGCGCCGGCCATCGTCTGGCTGCTGGCGCCCGGCTTCCACGAGGACCCGGTCCGGCTGGCCACGACCACGCTGCTGACCAGGATCATGTTCCCTTATCTCTTGTTCATCAGCCTGGCCGCGCTCGCGATGGGGATCCTGAACTCGGTCCGGGCCTTCGCGGCGCCGGCCTTCTCGCCGGTCCTCTTCAACGTCTGCATCATCGCGTTCGCCCTGTTCGCGTCGCCGGCGCTGGCCGAGCCGATCCTGGGCGTCGCCGTCGGCGTGGTGGTCGGCGGGGCGGCGCAGTTCGCCATGCAGGTGCCGGGGCTCCGGCGCCGCGGGCTCCTGTTCGGCTGGCGCTTCCAGCCGGGGCACCCCGGCGTCAAGCGGATCGGCGCCCTCCTGGTCCCGTCGCTCGCCGGCATGTCGGTGACGCAGGTCAACATCACGGTCAGCACGATCCTGGCCTCCTTCTTCGCGGGCGCGCCCACCTACCTGTTCTACGGGATGCGGCTGATCCAGTTTCCCCTGGGCATCTTCGGGGTGGCCCTGGGCACGGCCATCCTGCCGACCCTCTCGGCGCAGGCGGCCCGGGGCGCGGTGGATGAGTTGCGCGGCACGCTCGCCTTCGGACTCCGGATGATCCTGTTCATCATCCTGCCGGCGATGGCCGGGCTGATCCTGCTGCGCACGCCGATCGTGCACCTGTTCTTCGAGCACGGGACCTTCGCCGCCGCCGACACCGCGGCGACCGCCGCGGCCCTGCTCTGCTACGCGGTCGGGCTCTGGGCCTTCGCCGGCGTGCGGATCATCGTCGCGGCCTTCTACTCGATGCAGGACACGAGGACGCCCGCCCTGGCGGCGGCGGCGGCGGTCCTGGCGAACCTCGCCCTGTCGTTGCTGTTGATGGGCTGGCTGCGCCACGCCGGGCTCGCGTTGGCCACCGCGCTGGCGGCGATGGTGAATGGCGCGATCCTGGTGGCGGTGCTGAACCGCCGGCTCGGCGGCCTCGACTGGCGCTCCGTCCGGCGGTCGGCGGGCCGGGACTTGGTTGCGCTCCTGCCGCTCGTGCTCGCCTGCGTTTGGGTGGGCGGCGCGGCCGTCTGGACCCGCCAGGGGGAGTGGCTGGCCAAGACGGTCATGCTGGGCGTGGGCGTCGGGCTGAGCGTGACCGGCTACTTGGGCGTCCATGCCCTGCTCCGGTCGGAGGAACTGGATGTGTTGTGGGGGATCATCAAACGGAGGATCGGGCGCGAGGCGCGAGGCACGGGGCGAGGGGCATGA
- the hpnJ gene encoding hopanoid biosynthesis associated radical SAM protein HpnJ, giving the protein MKTLLLNPPSFEQFDGGASARYQATREVRSFWYPVWLAYPAGLIKDSRLVDGPAQGITPEDTVAIARDYEFVVIFTSTAGFRSDTRLAEAMKAAKPDLKIAFVGPHVTVKPEESLTACPAVDFVARREFDYSVAEFAWGQPLETIAGISYRKDGKIVHNPDRPAIEDLDALPFAVDIYKRDLDHRKYNIPYLLHPYVSFYSSRGCPALCTFCLWPQTISGHPWRTRSVDNVVAEVKKALAYFPDIKEIFFDDDTFPWAKSRALEVCEAFKPLKFTWSCNSRVHTDYETLKAMKDAGCRLLVVGFESGDDTILNNIKKGATTAQAIEFMKNCKRAGLVVHGDFQIGLPGETPETIEKTIEFAKRLDPETIQVSISHPYPGTEFDSYVRKHGYMTDDEMTDECGHQLPNIHYPGLDRRYMVEMVERFYERYYFRPKVIFRFLRRMAADSYERRRLLSEAREYFSTRAKRHRFARTEEVTA; this is encoded by the coding sequence TCGACGGGGGGGCCAGCGCACGCTACCAGGCGACGCGGGAAGTGCGTTCCTTCTGGTATCCCGTCTGGCTCGCGTACCCGGCCGGCTTGATCAAGGACAGCCGCCTCGTGGACGGGCCGGCACAGGGGATCACACCCGAGGACACCGTCGCCATCGCGCGCGACTACGAGTTCGTCGTGATCTTCACCAGCACGGCGGGGTTCCGGAGCGACACCCGCTTGGCCGAAGCGATGAAGGCGGCCAAACCGGACCTGAAAATTGCGTTTGTGGGCCCGCACGTCACGGTCAAGCCGGAGGAGAGCCTAACGGCCTGCCCTGCGGTGGATTTCGTGGCCCGGCGGGAGTTCGACTATTCGGTCGCCGAGTTCGCCTGGGGCCAGCCGCTGGAGACAATCGCCGGCATCAGCTACCGGAAGGACGGGAAGATCGTGCACAACCCGGACCGGCCCGCGATCGAGGATCTGGACGCGCTGCCCTTCGCCGTGGACATCTACAAACGCGACCTGGACCACCGAAAGTACAACATCCCGTACCTGCTCCACCCCTACGTGTCCTTCTATTCCTCGCGCGGCTGTCCTGCCCTCTGCACCTTCTGCCTGTGGCCGCAGACCATCAGCGGGCACCCCTGGCGGACCCGCAGCGTGGACAACGTCGTGGCCGAGGTAAAGAAGGCCCTGGCATACTTCCCGGACATCAAGGAGATCTTCTTCGACGACGACACGTTCCCCTGGGCCAAGTCCCGGGCGCTGGAGGTCTGCGAGGCCTTCAAGCCGCTGAAGTTCACCTGGTCGTGCAATTCGCGCGTGCACACCGACTACGAGACCCTCAAGGCGATGAAGGACGCCGGCTGCCGGCTGCTGGTCGTGGGCTTCGAGTCGGGCGACGACACGATCCTGAACAACATCAAGAAGGGGGCGACGACGGCTCAGGCCATCGAGTTCATGAAGAACTGCAAGAGGGCCGGGCTCGTCGTGCACGGAGACTTCCAGATCGGGCTGCCGGGGGAAACCCCCGAGACCATCGAGAAGACGATCGAGTTCGCCAAACGGCTGGACCCGGAGACGATCCAGGTCTCGATTTCGCACCCCTACCCGGGCACCGAGTTCGACAGCTACGTGCGGAAGCACGGGTACATGACCGACGACGAGATGACCGACGAGTGCGGCCACCAGCTGCCCAACATCCACTATCCGGGCCTCGATCGCCGCTACATGGTGGAGATGGTGGAGCGGTTCTACGAGCGCTATTACTTCCGCCCGAAGGTGATTTTCCGGTTCCTGCGCCGCATGGCCGCCGATTCGTACGAGCGCCGCCGGCTGCTCTCCGAAGCGCGGGAGTATTTTTCGACGCGAGCCAAGCGGCATCGCTTCGCGCGGACCGAAGAAGTCACCGCCTAA
- a CDS encoding DUF433 domain-containing protein produces the protein MAKRSAAFRNDDVREMPSYGIMEAAHYLIIPPTTIRCWVSGRYYPSKAGGQFSSPVIRLPDPGTNLLSFMNLVEVHVLDAIRRKHNIPLEKVRIAVRYLSKEFPSRHPLADQEFETDGLDLFVKKFSQLINVSQAGQLAVREVLQAHLQRIERDQAGIPVKLYPFTRKRDPQELKEEPKAVVIDPRVSFGRPVLAGTGIPTAVIAERYKAGESVDDLVDDYGRRRLEIEEAIRCELHLEAA, from the coding sequence ATGGCAAAGAGGAGTGCAGCCTTCCGCAACGACGATGTGAGAGAAATGCCCTCCTACGGGATCATGGAGGCTGCCCATTACCTGATTATTCCGCCTACCACCATCCGCTGCTGGGTCTCCGGTCGGTATTACCCCAGCAAGGCGGGCGGACAATTCTCCAGCCCGGTCATTCGCCTGCCTGATCCGGGAACGAACCTGCTGTCCTTCATGAACCTGGTCGAAGTCCACGTCCTCGACGCGATTCGTCGGAAGCACAACATCCCTCTCGAAAAGGTCAGGATCGCGGTCCGCTATCTGTCAAAGGAATTTCCTTCCAGACATCCTCTGGCCGATCAGGAGTTCGAAACTGATGGGCTGGATCTCTTTGTCAAGAAATTCAGCCAGTTGATCAACGTCTCGCAAGCCGGACAGCTCGCGGTGCGCGAGGTGCTCCAGGCCCATTTGCAGCGGATCGAAAGAGACCAGGCCGGTATCCCGGTGAAACTCTATCCATTCACCAGGAAGCGAGATCCCCAGGAGTTGAAGGAAGAGCCCAAGGCCGTCGTAATCGATCCACGTGTTTCCTTCGGCCGACCCGTGCTCGCGGGCACGGGCATCCCGACCGCCGTGATCGCAGAACGCTACAAGGCGGGCGAATCCGTGGACGATTTAGTGGACGATTATGGACGCCGGCGGCTCGAAATCGAAGAAGCCATCAGGTGCGAACTCCACCTCGAAGCCGCCTGA
- a CDS encoding EamA family transporter, translated as MFRVVVAMIVASAATAAGQVLIRRGMQDVGALEAYAPAALMSYFGQALANPYVILGTVLNGIFYFLLIASLSWADVTVAVPFTAMEYGFAAVLAITILQEVVPPIRWVGIVLVIVGVLLITISGEPTSAQS; from the coding sequence ATGTTTCGCGTCGTTGTGGCTATGATTGTTGCGTCCGCCGCGACCGCAGCCGGCCAGGTGCTGATCCGCCGCGGGATGCAGGACGTGGGGGCCCTGGAGGCGTACGCGCCCGCGGCTCTGATGTCGTACTTCGGGCAGGCTCTCGCCAACCCCTACGTGATCCTGGGCACGGTCTTGAACGGGATCTTCTACTTCCTGCTGATCGCCTCGCTCTCCTGGGCGGACGTGACCGTCGCCGTGCCGTTCACGGCCATGGAGTACGGGTTCGCCGCGGTGCTGGCGATCACGATCCTGCAGGAGGTCGTTCCGCCGATCCGCTGGGTGGGCATCGTGCTCGTGATCGTCGGCGTGCTGCTGATCACGATCAGCGGGGAGCCGACCTCCGCGCAGTCGTAG
- a CDS encoding DegT/DnrJ/EryC1/StrS family aminotransferase, translating into MLPIKPFYFDVTEAEIAEFQQEAAKILRSGTLILGDYTARFERAFAEYVGTKHAIGVNTGSTALEILLRLKKVEQKTVLVPTNTNFATVAAVIRAGGEVRYLDMEKQTFTPSLAMVREAVEGRRARKGPPVAGVMWVHIGGVIAPDFPEVVTYCRRKGLFVMEDAAHAHGSRLKGVMSGNLADAAAFSFFPTKVMTTFEGGMITTNSDEEDYLARSFRNQGKRGMNYGGLHHDFGNSSRILETSAVLGLIQLRKLPEMIRKRQRAYDLITKELDRAGLSYVSTRHMDAASQYKLIVHVPEGQQTEALKKALAGDGVTCGGGVYDLPCHKQPVFEGICAGEAYPGADRWCPNHLCPPLTSGMADDEARYVGEMLVKHLS; encoded by the coding sequence ATGCTGCCGATCAAACCGTTCTACTTCGACGTCACGGAAGCCGAGATCGCCGAGTTCCAGCAGGAGGCGGCCAAGATCCTGCGTTCCGGCACCCTGATCCTCGGCGATTACACGGCCCGGTTCGAGCGGGCCTTCGCCGAGTACGTCGGCACGAAGCACGCGATCGGGGTCAACACGGGCTCGACGGCGCTGGAGATCCTGCTGCGCCTGAAGAAGGTCGAGCAGAAGACGGTGCTGGTCCCGACCAACACGAACTTCGCCACCGTGGCCGCCGTCATCCGGGCCGGCGGGGAGGTCCGGTACCTCGACATGGAGAAGCAGACCTTCACCCCCAGCCTGGCCATGGTCCGTGAGGCGGTCGAGGGCCGGCGCGCGCGGAAGGGGCCGCCCGTCGCAGGGGTCATGTGGGTGCACATCGGCGGGGTGATCGCGCCGGACTTTCCGGAGGTCGTGACCTACTGCCGCCGCAAGGGACTCTTCGTCATGGAGGACGCGGCACACGCGCACGGGAGCCGGCTCAAGGGCGTCATGTCCGGCAACCTGGCGGACGCGGCCGCCTTCTCGTTCTTCCCCACCAAGGTCATGACGACCTTCGAGGGGGGCATGATCACGACGAACAGCGACGAGGAGGACTACCTGGCCCGGTCGTTCCGGAACCAGGGGAAGCGGGGGATGAACTACGGCGGCCTGCACCATGATTTCGGGAACTCGAGCCGGATCCTGGAGACGAGCGCGGTGCTGGGCCTGATCCAGCTCCGGAAGCTGCCGGAGATGATCCGGAAGCGCCAACGGGCCTACGACCTCATCACGAAGGAGCTGGACCGGGCCGGGCTCAGCTACGTCTCCACGAGGCACATGGACGCGGCGAGCCAGTACAAGCTGATCGTCCACGTCCCCGAGGGCCAGCAGACCGAGGCGCTGAAGAAGGCGCTGGCGGGGGACGGCGTGACGTGCGGCGGCGGGGTCTATGACCTCCCGTGCCACAAGCAGCCGGTGTTCGAAGGCATCTGCGCGGGCGAGGCCTATCCGGGCGCGGACCGCTGGTGCCCGAACCATCTCTGCCCGCCGCTGACCTCCGGCATGGCGGACGACGAGGCCCGGTACGTCGGCGAAATGCTGGTGAAGCACCTGTCCTGA
- the hpnI gene encoding bacteriohopanetetrol glucosamine biosynthesis glycosyltransferase HpnI → MSSLMALLQWLCLVPVVGGAVYGLLTVPTALRFRRKAMASAAPPARTWPPATVLKPVYGLEKNLRTNLRSFCLQDYPDYQVVFSAQRDRDPAIPLLYELQREFGAGRVSVVVKSVQAGMNGKVNNLLGGLTEARHDVLVISDSDIRVGPDYLKAVVAPLADPAVGCVCAPFKAVCADRWYEKLELLSMNADFLPSVVFALATGASGYSNGQSITIRRETLEAIGGLESLGDYLVEDYEIGRRIWESGKKMAVIPYLLEATVDLQSAGQWWSHQVYWDQNTRFARPGGFFATVFTRSVPFALLYALLRLLDPVGLAVLAAALTVRLATGALALAAFGDREGLRSLWLLPVRDVLGLASWALAFTQRTVIWRGAEFVLTRNGRLVPREARS, encoded by the coding sequence GTGTCTTCTCTCATGGCCCTGCTGCAGTGGCTTTGCCTGGTCCCCGTGGTCGGGGGGGCCGTCTACGGGCTCCTGACCGTCCCGACGGCTCTGCGCTTCCGCCGGAAGGCCATGGCTTCCGCCGCGCCTCCTGCCCGGACTTGGCCGCCGGCGACCGTGCTCAAGCCGGTCTACGGGCTGGAAAAGAACCTCAGGACCAACCTGCGCAGCTTCTGCCTGCAGGACTACCCGGACTATCAGGTCGTCTTTTCCGCCCAGAGGGACCGCGATCCGGCCATCCCGCTCCTCTACGAGCTGCAGCGGGAGTTCGGAGCCGGCAGGGTCTCGGTCGTCGTGAAGAGCGTCCAGGCCGGCATGAACGGGAAGGTCAACAATCTGCTGGGCGGCCTGACCGAAGCCCGCCACGACGTTCTCGTCATCAGCGACAGCGACATCCGGGTCGGGCCCGACTATCTGAAGGCTGTCGTGGCGCCGCTGGCCGACCCGGCGGTCGGGTGCGTCTGCGCGCCGTTCAAGGCGGTCTGCGCGGACCGCTGGTACGAGAAGCTGGAGCTCCTCAGCATGAACGCGGACTTCCTGCCGAGCGTGGTCTTTGCGCTCGCGACCGGAGCCTCGGGCTACAGCAACGGGCAGTCCATCACGATCCGGCGCGAGACCCTCGAGGCGATCGGCGGGCTGGAAAGCCTCGGCGACTATCTGGTGGAGGACTACGAGATCGGCCGGCGGATCTGGGAGTCCGGCAAAAAAATGGCCGTGATCCCCTACCTGCTCGAAGCGACGGTGGATTTGCAGTCCGCCGGCCAGTGGTGGAGCCATCAGGTGTACTGGGATCAGAACACGCGCTTCGCGAGGCCGGGCGGGTTCTTCGCGACCGTGTTCACCCGATCCGTGCCCTTCGCCCTGCTCTATGCGCTGCTGCGCCTCCTGGACCCGGTCGGCCTCGCGGTTCTGGCCGCCGCCCTGACGGTGCGGCTCGCGACGGGGGCCCTGGCCCTGGCGGCGTTCGGCGACCGGGAGGGACTGCGCAGCCTGTGGCTGCTGCCCGTGCGCGACGTGCTGGGGCTCGCGTCCTGGGCGCTGGCGTTCACGCAGCGCACCGTGATCTGGCGCGGGGCGGAGTTCGTGCTGACCCGCAACGGGCGGCTGGTGCCCCGGGAGGCGCGGTCGTGA
- the dtd gene encoding D-aminoacyl-tRNA deacylase — protein sequence MRAVIQRVTRASVEAEGRVVGRIGAGLLVLLGVAKGDGEGDAEYLVEKLATLRIFGDREGKMNLALGEVGGALLLVSQFTLLGDTEKGRRPGFDRAAPPGEARRLYELVVDRLKARGVRVETGLFGAHMKVSLENDGPVTFILDSQEKRPRGPAPVPDG from the coding sequence ATGAGGGCGGTGATTCAGCGCGTCACGCGCGCGTCGGTGGAGGCGGAGGGGCGGGTCGTCGGGCGGATCGGGGCCGGCCTCCTCGTGCTCCTGGGCGTGGCGAAGGGAGACGGGGAGGGGGACGCCGAGTACCTGGTTGAAAAACTGGCGACCCTGCGCATCTTCGGGGATCGAGAGGGGAAGATGAACCTGGCGCTCGGGGAGGTGGGCGGAGCCCTGTTGCTCGTCTCCCAGTTCACGCTGCTGGGGGACACGGAAAAGGGCCGCCGGCCGGGATTCGACCGGGCGGCCCCCCCGGGGGAGGCGCGCCGGCTCTACGAGCTGGTGGTGGACCGGCTCAAAGCCCGCGGCGTCCGCGTGGAGACCGGCCTGTTCGGCGCGCACATGAAGGTCTCGCTGGAGAACGACGGGCCGGTCACGTTCATCCTGGACAGTCAGGAGAAAAGGCCGCGGGGGCCGGCCCCTGTCCCTGATGGTTAA
- a CDS encoding methylated-DNA--[protein]-cysteine S-methyltransferase: MPRAWAVFKTAWGWMGLAASPRGIAAIVLPHPTKCAALTVLSRLEARRKGASENPSRLTSHVSRVTESRLRRARAQMVSFLAGRRQTLAFPVDFTGGTPFQTRVWRTIRAVPYGQVRSYKWVATRVGGARYARAVGLALGANPVPLIVPCHRVIAADGSLGGFSGGLPIKRRLLALEGTLPRTGRSG; the protein is encoded by the coding sequence ATGCCACGAGCCTGGGCGGTCTTCAAGACCGCCTGGGGCTGGATGGGGCTGGCCGCCTCGCCGCGTGGGATCGCGGCGATCGTCCTCCCCCACCCCACGAAGTGCGCCGCGCTGACGGTGCTGAGCCGGTTGGAGGCGAGGCGCAAGGGGGCGAGTGAGAACCCCTCACGTCTGACGTCTCACGTCTCACGAGTGACCGAGTCCCGGTTGCGCCGGGCCAGGGCCCAGATGGTCAGCTTCCTGGCCGGCCGCCGACAGACGTTGGCCTTCCCGGTGGACTTCACGGGCGGGACTCCGTTCCAGACGCGGGTGTGGCGGACGATCCGGGCCGTCCCTTACGGACAGGTCCGCTCGTACAAATGGGTGGCGACCCGCGTGGGCGGGGCACGCTATGCGCGGGCGGTCGGGCTGGCTCTGGGGGCCAATCCCGTTCCGCTGATCGTCCCCTGTCACCGGGTGATCGCAGCGGACGGATCACTCGGCGGCTTCTCCGGCGGCCTGCCGATCAAGCGCCGCCTGCTAGCTCTGGAGGGCACGCTGCCCAGAACGGGGAGGAGTGGATAG
- a CDS encoding class I SAM-dependent methyltransferase — MSGEPIRIFDSQGDEYRRAFQVFLDHTDQKRNARRWLQGLLDRLPSRNVFVDAGAGSGEVTAWLAGSFRRTIAVEPNPLFCEQLRQRLPEAVVLNQPIQTATPLEPGDLVLCSHTFYYVDRSQWLASLERLASWLSPDGTVVLVLQNRDTDCMAMLERFGGQRYDLAGLGEAFRRKHGSRYDVRLDLDEAHVETRDLDAAYWIAEFMLNLAPLAHPPLRADVEAYVRTRFATGDGRYRFSNHQDFLQIRPRR; from the coding sequence GTGAGCGGCGAGCCGATCCGGATTTTCGACTCTCAGGGTGACGAGTACCGGCGCGCCTTCCAGGTCTTTCTCGACCACACCGACCAGAAGAGGAACGCGCGGCGGTGGCTCCAGGGACTCCTGGACCGACTCCCGTCCCGGAACGTTTTCGTCGACGCCGGGGCCGGCAGCGGCGAGGTGACCGCCTGGCTCGCCGGCTCCTTCCGGCGGACCATCGCGGTCGAGCCCAATCCCCTCTTCTGCGAGCAGCTTCGGCAGCGGCTGCCCGAGGCCGTGGTCCTCAACCAGCCCATCCAGACCGCGACGCCGCTTGAGCCGGGCGACCTGGTTCTCTGCTCGCACACCTTCTATTACGTCGACCGGAGCCAGTGGCTTGCGAGCCTGGAGCGGCTGGCCTCCTGGCTCTCTCCCGACGGGACGGTCGTCCTGGTCCTTCAGAACCGGGACACGGACTGCATGGCGATGCTGGAGCGGTTCGGCGGACAACGGTACGACCTAGCCGGGCTGGGCGAGGCCTTCCGCCGGAAGCACGGAAGCCGATACGACGTCCGGCTCGACCTGGACGAGGCTCACGTCGAGACGCGGGATCTCGATGCGGCCTACTGGATCGCCGAGTTCATGCTGAACCTGGCTCCGCTCGCTCACCCGCCCCTGCGCGCCGACGTGGAGGCCTACGTGCGGACCCGCTTCGCCACCGGCGACGGCCGCTACCGCTTCTCGAATCACCAGGACTTCCTCCAGATCCGCCCGCGCCGATAG
- a CDS encoding isoprenylcysteine carboxylmethyltransferase family protein, protein MSGSSRFVSFLLVAVQFLCVAAILLTGPLVPASLPGLGLAGLGLALGLWAILTMPRRSLHVLPDVRDGATLVTQGPYRYVRHPMYTALLGVTLVLVLEQATGLRLTFWLVLLADLIAKLLREERFLIERFGEYREYRARTFRLVPFVF, encoded by the coding sequence ATGTCCGGGTCGAGTCGCTTCGTCTCCTTCCTGCTGGTCGCGGTCCAGTTCCTCTGCGTCGCCGCCATCCTCCTGACCGGGCCGCTCGTGCCCGCGAGCCTGCCCGGGCTCGGTCTGGCGGGGCTCGGCCTGGCCCTCGGCCTGTGGGCGATCCTCACGATGCCGCGCCGGTCCCTCCACGTGCTCCCCGACGTCCGCGACGGGGCGACGCTCGTCACGCAGGGGCCCTACCGGTACGTCCGCCATCCCATGTATACGGCGCTCTTGGGAGTGACCCTGGTCCTGGTCCTCGAGCAGGCGACGGGCCTCAGGCTGACGTTCTGGCTGGTCCTGCTCGCCGACCTGATCGCGAAGCTCCTCCGCGAGGAACGTTTCCTCATCGAACGCTTCGGCGAGTACCGGGAGTATCGGGCCCGAACGTTCCGCCTCGTGCCGTTCGTATTCTGA
- a CDS encoding FAD-dependent oxidoreductase, whose product MADGERIRDFAVVGGGIAGLAIAEMLQRSGASVILLEKNRTLCSEASAEQQGWFHTGALYTALPSNFFCRTMVGNLDDLMDYYSGFPGMNLRVDKHIYTTDRDGWFSNRTNFYVYTSTDGVSWKWKLPWAVALYRAKRRMSWFETLDTSRSLSHQMGFGAKPLKYVVHGSTLGVNLEHVAFALKSRDRAMNTQRIAEDLLRSFLACGGTVRTQAKVLSLDRGAVLAKLESGEMRIPARHTILATGKDTTAFDGTTKVFISPLLVVYPALTDLNFVRMSPHMDQTINHLCHRNDGLEYSLIGNAVYHDSRQVGPEVLDRVRAGMVRMARRVFGDFDEKGADLFFGYKTEVSSSSFIRNYLYHIIDRGHYTLALPGKFSLCFSLAANVCRHFGIEPVKAIRLAEPQAVEGLIEEPLHSRLAKRLAEKSRNPS is encoded by the coding sequence ATGGCCGACGGGGAGCGCATACGGGACTTCGCGGTCGTCGGGGGCGGGATCGCCGGGCTGGCGATCGCGGAAATGCTCCAGCGGTCGGGGGCCTCGGTCATCCTGCTCGAGAAGAACCGGACCCTCTGCTCCGAGGCCTCGGCCGAGCAGCAGGGCTGGTTCCACACCGGCGCCCTTTACACGGCGCTTCCGAGCAACTTTTTCTGCCGCACGATGGTCGGGAACCTGGACGACCTCATGGACTACTACAGCGGGTTCCCCGGCATGAACCTGCGGGTGGACAAGCACATCTACACGACCGACCGGGACGGCTGGTTCTCCAACCGCACCAACTTCTACGTCTACACGAGCACCGACGGCGTGAGCTGGAAGTGGAAGCTGCCCTGGGCCGTGGCCCTGTACCGGGCCAAGCGCCGTATGTCCTGGTTCGAGACCCTGGACACGTCGCGGAGCCTGAGCCACCAGATGGGCTTCGGAGCCAAGCCCCTCAAGTACGTCGTGCACGGCTCGACCCTGGGGGTCAACCTGGAGCACGTGGCCTTCGCGCTCAAGTCCCGCGACCGGGCGATGAACACGCAAAGGATCGCCGAGGACCTCCTGCGGTCCTTCCTGGCCTGCGGGGGGACGGTCAGGACCCAGGCCAAGGTGCTCAGCCTGGACAGGGGGGCGGTGCTCGCCAAGCTGGAGTCGGGCGAGATGCGCATCCCGGCCCGCCATACGATCCTCGCGACCGGCAAGGACACGACGGCCTTCGACGGCACCACGAAGGTCTTCATCAGCCCGCTCTTGGTCGTCTATCCCGCGCTCACCGACCTCAACTTCGTGCGGATGTCTCCCCACATGGACCAGACGATCAACCATCTCTGCCACCGGAACGACGGGCTGGAATACTCGCTGATCGGGAACGCGGTCTATCACGATTCGCGGCAGGTGGGCCCCGAGGTCCTCGATCGGGTGCGGGCCGGCATGGTGCGCATGGCCCGCAGGGTGTTCGGCGACTTCGACGAGAAGGGCGCCGACCTCTTCTTCGGCTACAAAACCGAAGTCTCGTCATCGTCCTTCATCCGGAACTACCTCTACCACATCATCGACCGGGGGCATTACACGCTCGCGCTCCCGGGCAAGTTCTCCCTCTGCTTCAGCCTGGCCGCGAACGTCTGCCGGCACTTCGGGATCGAACCGGTGAAGGCAATCAGGCTGGCCGAGCCGCAAGCCGTCGAAGGGCTGATCGAGGAGCCCCTGCACTCCAGGCTCGCGAAGCGCCTCGCCGAAAAGAGCCGGAACCCGTCCTGA